A stretch of Amycolatopsis balhimycina FH 1894 DNA encodes these proteins:
- a CDS encoding dynamin family protein, translated as MSVANLCHRLQPQVSARTAAGFAEVLRRLGAPLQVAVAGRIKSGKSTLVNALIGRRVAPTDIGECTRLVTRFQYGTVDRVEIVFTDGRKQVLPFAADGMIPAELGVDIDKVSHIEAYLTNAVLQGMTVIDTPGLGSLDAASVSRTEQLLGAAKHRKEEDDEEGSDALDDTSRNAVAGAEAVLYVVTQGVRADDQQALAAFTAATASREAGPVNAIAVLNKADTIAPESVEGSGGDIWQAATLLAEKQASTLKPRVADVLPVIGLIAESAESGGFTAADAEALRQLAELDDDVLQTMLISADIFTSWECDVPAGTRLRLLEKLDLFGISHAVEVVRKEPEITAGALRRSLLDASGLEAVRQRLAVVFAARADGIKAAAALASVTALAHASADPGERQRVHDAIEVLLAKPEAHQLRLLEALTLVASGAVDMPEDLTEEVLRVGSNADLGAQLGKPGAPRQELAAHALERAGWWRSFASFGATPAQGRVAHVVHRAYFLLWQQVRDPQG; from the coding sequence ATGTCGGTGGCCAACCTGTGTCACCGCCTGCAGCCGCAGGTCTCCGCGCGCACCGCCGCCGGGTTCGCCGAGGTGCTGCGCCGGCTCGGCGCGCCGCTGCAGGTGGCCGTCGCCGGCCGGATCAAGTCGGGCAAGTCGACGCTGGTCAACGCGTTGATCGGGCGCCGGGTCGCGCCGACCGACATCGGTGAGTGCACGCGGCTGGTGACCCGGTTCCAGTACGGCACGGTGGACCGCGTCGAGATCGTCTTCACCGACGGCCGCAAGCAGGTGCTGCCCTTCGCCGCCGACGGGATGATCCCGGCCGAGCTGGGCGTCGACATCGACAAGGTGTCGCACATCGAGGCGTACCTGACCAACGCCGTCCTCCAGGGCATGACGGTGATCGACACCCCGGGCCTCGGCTCGCTCGACGCCGCTTCGGTGTCCCGCACCGAGCAGCTGCTGGGCGCGGCGAAACACCGCAAAGAAGAGGACGACGAAGAGGGCTCGGACGCGCTCGACGACACCTCGCGCAACGCCGTCGCCGGCGCCGAAGCCGTCTTGTACGTCGTCACCCAGGGCGTCCGGGCCGACGACCAGCAGGCCCTCGCCGCGTTCACCGCGGCCACGGCGAGCCGTGAGGCGGGCCCGGTCAACGCGATCGCCGTGCTGAACAAGGCCGACACCATCGCACCGGAGTCCGTCGAAGGCTCCGGCGGCGACATCTGGCAGGCGGCGACCCTGCTCGCCGAGAAGCAGGCGTCGACGTTGAAGCCGCGCGTCGCCGACGTGCTGCCGGTCATCGGGCTGATCGCCGAATCCGCCGAGTCCGGCGGGTTCACCGCCGCCGACGCCGAGGCCCTGCGGCAGCTCGCCGAGCTCGACGACGACGTCCTGCAGACCATGCTGATCTCGGCCGACATCTTCACGAGCTGGGAGTGCGACGTCCCGGCGGGCACGCGGCTGCGGCTGCTGGAGAAGCTCGATCTCTTCGGCATCTCCCACGCCGTCGAGGTCGTCCGCAAGGAACCGGAGATCACCGCGGGCGCGCTGCGGCGTTCGCTGCTCGACGCGTCGGGCCTGGAAGCGGTGCGGCAGCGGCTGGCGGTGGTGTTCGCCGCCCGCGCCGACGGCATCAAGGCAGCCGCCGCCCTCGCCTCGGTCACCGCGCTCGCGCACGCCTCGGCCGACCCTGGCGAGCGCCAGCGCGTCCACGACGCCATCGAGGTCCTGCTCGCCAAGCCCGAGGCTCACCAGCTGCGGCTGCTCGAAGCCCTGACGCTGGTCGCCTCCGGCGCGGTCGACATGCCGGAGGACCTCACCGAAGAGGTCCTGCGGGTGGGCAGCAACGCCGACCTCGGTGCCCAGCTCGGCAAGCCCGGCGCCCCGCGCCAGGAGCTGGCCGCGCACGCCCTCGAACGGGCGGGCTGGTGGCGGTCCTTCGCGTCCTTCGGCGCGACGCCGGCGCAGGGCCGCGTCGCGCACGTCGTCCACCGGGCGTACTTCCTGCTCTGGCAACAGGTCCGCGACCCGCAGGGGTGA
- a CDS encoding sensor histidine kinase, producing MRAHPMAGDTVLAVLLGLFDMLLFAADGLSEIATLPPWYIAVPVDIAMVVPLVFRRRSPLWSAYVVLVISIVHGTLELGVASIAGLAMSIYSVVVYAGRRQGLVYVGAVVAGSALMLALGPSDELVISAVFLAFGIALCWTLGEFVGARRAYDVEVEARLHLLETERDQATRIAVAEERGRIARELHDVVAHAVSVMVVQADGASYAIQSNPELAQRALQTISETGRGALGELRRLLDVLRSDDADGEPRVPQPDAHALAELADRMRTAGVPVELELGELGDLPAGVSLGIYRIVQESLTNTLKHAGRGATAAVRVQRTGDLVEVLVSDDGAGRVPQLTPAGGRRDPRLSVPGGNGLIGMRERAHVYGGTLDVGPAPGGGWQVRAALPVRLDK from the coding sequence ATGCGTGCCCACCCCATGGCGGGCGACACGGTGCTGGCCGTCCTGCTCGGTTTGTTCGACATGCTGCTGTTCGCCGCGGACGGTCTCTCCGAGATCGCCACGCTGCCCCCCTGGTACATCGCCGTGCCGGTGGACATCGCGATGGTGGTGCCGCTGGTGTTCCGGCGGAGGTCGCCGCTGTGGTCGGCCTACGTCGTGCTGGTGATCAGCATCGTGCACGGGACGCTGGAACTGGGCGTCGCCAGCATCGCCGGGCTGGCGATGAGCATCTACTCGGTCGTCGTCTACGCGGGGCGGCGGCAGGGGCTGGTGTACGTCGGCGCGGTCGTGGCCGGCTCGGCCTTGATGCTGGCGCTGGGCCCGTCGGACGAGCTCGTCATCTCGGCGGTGTTCCTCGCGTTCGGGATCGCCCTGTGCTGGACCCTCGGCGAATTCGTCGGAGCCCGGCGCGCCTACGACGTGGAAGTGGAGGCCAGGTTGCACCTGCTCGAGACCGAACGGGACCAGGCCACCCGGATCGCGGTGGCCGAGGAGCGCGGGCGGATCGCGCGCGAACTGCACGACGTCGTCGCGCACGCGGTGAGCGTCATGGTCGTGCAGGCCGACGGCGCGTCGTACGCGATCCAGAGCAACCCCGAGCTCGCGCAACGGGCCCTGCAAACGATTTCCGAGACCGGCCGCGGCGCCCTCGGCGAGCTGCGGCGCCTGCTGGACGTGCTCCGCAGCGACGACGCGGACGGCGAGCCCCGGGTACCGCAGCCGGACGCGCACGCCCTCGCCGAGCTGGCCGACCGGATGCGCACCGCCGGGGTGCCGGTGGAGCTGGAGCTCGGCGAGCTCGGCGACCTGCCGGCCGGCGTCTCGCTGGGGATCTACCGGATCGTGCAGGAGTCGCTGACCAACACGCTCAAGCACGCCGGGCGCGGCGCGACCGCGGCGGTGCGGGTGCAGCGCACCGGCGACCTGGTGGAGGTGCTGGTGTCCGACGACGGCGCCGGCCGCGTCCCGCAGCTGACCCCGGCCGGCGGGCGGCGTGACCCGCGGCTCTCGGTGCCGGGCGGCAACGGCCTGATCGGCATGCGCGAACGCGCGCACGTGTACGGCGGGACCCTCGACGTGGGCCCGGCTCCCGGTGGTGGATGGCAGGTCCGTGCGGCCCTGCCGGTTAGGTTGGACAAGTGA
- a CDS encoding response regulator, producing the protein MIRVVVVDDQELMRVGFRMVLGAQADLDVVGEAGDGAQAIKLAEELRPDVVLMDVRMPVLDGVEATKQIVAAGTARVLVMTTFDLDEYVYAALQGGASGFLLKDTQPDHLVSALRAVASGDAVVSPSVTRRLLDRFVGTGGSPMRDTAELDVLTDREREVLVLIAKGMSNLEIAEALFLSEATVKTHVGRILAKLELRDRVQAVVLAYETGLARPGLG; encoded by the coding sequence GTGATCCGTGTGGTGGTCGTCGACGACCAGGAACTGATGCGCGTCGGCTTCCGGATGGTGCTGGGCGCCCAGGCCGACCTCGACGTCGTCGGCGAAGCGGGCGACGGCGCCCAGGCGATCAAGCTGGCCGAGGAGCTGCGCCCCGACGTCGTGCTGATGGACGTCCGGATGCCGGTGCTCGACGGCGTCGAGGCGACCAAGCAGATCGTCGCCGCCGGCACCGCGCGGGTGCTCGTGATGACGACGTTCGACCTCGACGAGTACGTCTACGCGGCACTGCAGGGCGGGGCGAGCGGGTTCCTGCTCAAGGACACCCAGCCCGACCACCTGGTGTCGGCGCTGCGCGCGGTCGCCTCGGGCGACGCGGTCGTGTCGCCGTCGGTCACCCGGCGGCTCCTCGACCGGTTCGTCGGCACGGGCGGCTCGCCGATGCGCGACACCGCCGAGCTGGACGTCCTGACCGACCGCGAGCGCGAAGTGCTCGTGCTGATCGCGAAGGGCATGTCGAACCTGGAGATCGCGGAGGCGCTGTTCCTGTCCGAAGCGACGGTGAAGACGCACGTCGGGCGGATCCTGGCGAAGCTGGAGCTGCGGGACCGGGTGCAGGCGGTGGTGCTGGCCTACGAAACCGGCCTCGCCCGCCCCGGCCTCGGCTAG
- a CDS encoding endonuclease domain-containing protein → MSFTSADLVEFAEPFLGSHAMVTGAVTERALRSPLFTRLFRNVYVASTVPVTHVLRCKAAALLAPDGAVLTGCSAAAVRGIELVGAQEPVEFVLPERLLFALQDGVHIRRTSRGRIDSEPWQEIRLASSLRLTLDILTNTKLHRSLPRVTGYLDALLRAGEVAASELADYLKGRRDNGIVRAKRAFRLADPRAESIPESELRVWLTVAGLEPDLQVSVVDERGAFVGRLDLAFPEQKLAVEYDGDWHRDGIQPQRDEGRRQAIRALGWRFVIVTKAELYGAPKAVVESVRAALSRESAA, encoded by the coding sequence GTGTCGTTCACCTCTGCCGACCTCGTCGAGTTCGCTGAGCCGTTCCTGGGCAGCCACGCCATGGTCACGGGCGCGGTTACGGAACGGGCCCTGCGCTCCCCACTCTTCACCAGGCTCTTTCGCAACGTCTATGTGGCTTCGACGGTCCCAGTCACGCATGTCCTGCGGTGTAAAGCGGCTGCGCTGCTCGCGCCGGACGGTGCGGTTCTCACCGGGTGCTCGGCCGCGGCCGTCCGCGGTATAGAGCTGGTGGGCGCGCAGGAACCGGTCGAGTTCGTCCTGCCCGAAAGGCTGCTGTTCGCCCTGCAAGACGGGGTGCACATCCGGCGGACCAGCCGGGGGCGAATCGACAGCGAGCCGTGGCAGGAAATCCGCCTGGCCTCTTCGCTGCGGCTCACCCTCGACATCCTGACCAACACGAAGCTTCATCGTTCGCTTCCAAGGGTCACCGGCTACCTGGACGCTTTGCTCCGGGCTGGGGAAGTGGCTGCTTCAGAGCTGGCGGATTACCTGAAAGGCCGCCGTGACAACGGGATCGTTCGCGCGAAGAGAGCCTTCCGGCTCGCTGATCCCCGCGCGGAAAGCATCCCCGAGTCCGAGCTACGGGTCTGGCTTACGGTTGCAGGCCTGGAACCCGATCTTCAGGTTTCGGTCGTCGATGAACGAGGTGCCTTCGTGGGCCGGTTGGACCTGGCCTTTCCCGAGCAGAAGCTCGCCGTGGAATACGACGGTGACTGGCATCGGGATGGCATCCAGCCCCAGCGCGATGAGGGCCGTCGGCAAGCGATCCGCGCACTGGGCTGGCGCTTCGTGATCGTCACTAAAGCCGAGCTTTACGGGGCACCGAAGGCCGTCGTCGAGTCCGTCCGAGCGGCACTTTCACGTGAAAGTGCCGCTTGA
- a CDS encoding SDR family NAD(P)-dependent oxidoreductase, with protein sequence MSSKGKVAVVTGATRGCGRAIAVELGRAGATVYVTGRTTRETVSPMKRPETIEETGELVEAAGGKAVVVRCDFTSVSDVDALKARIESEVDGIDILVDDVWGGDMYFHFDAPFWETPLQDALDLTHNALDTHLIALHKLLPLVVARHGLVLEVTDGDNDDYVGAGLPYYLAKCGIRALGRALGVELKKNDCVGLAVTPGFLRSESMLDHFEVTEDTWRDAVGKLAPVDFKISETPYLLARGVAALAQDPEVARFAGQTLASWTLMKEYGYTDVDGDRPNFGRWLTEVRHAGKDPATTPPDDFR encoded by the coding sequence ATGAGCTCGAAGGGCAAAGTAGCGGTGGTCACCGGGGCGACCCGGGGCTGCGGCAGGGCGATCGCGGTGGAGCTGGGCCGCGCGGGCGCGACGGTGTACGTCACCGGCCGCACGACGCGCGAAACGGTGTCGCCGATGAAGCGCCCGGAGACGATCGAAGAGACGGGCGAACTGGTCGAGGCGGCCGGCGGCAAGGCCGTCGTGGTCCGCTGCGACTTCACCTCGGTGTCCGATGTGGACGCACTCAAGGCCCGCATCGAGTCCGAAGTGGACGGAATCGACATCCTGGTCGACGACGTCTGGGGCGGCGACATGTACTTCCACTTCGACGCGCCCTTCTGGGAGACGCCGCTGCAGGACGCGCTCGACCTGACGCACAACGCGCTCGACACGCACCTCATCGCGCTGCACAAGCTCCTGCCGCTGGTGGTCGCCCGCCACGGCCTCGTCCTGGAGGTGACCGACGGCGACAACGACGACTACGTCGGCGCGGGCCTCCCCTACTACCTGGCGAAGTGCGGCATCCGCGCGCTCGGCCGGGCCCTCGGCGTCGAGCTGAAGAAGAACGACTGCGTCGGCCTCGCCGTCACGCCGGGGTTCCTGCGCTCGGAGTCGATGCTGGACCACTTCGAGGTCACCGAGGACACCTGGCGCGACGCGGTCGGCAAGCTCGCCCCGGTCGACTTCAAGATCTCCGAGACGCCGTACCTGCTGGCCCGCGGCGTCGCGGCCCTGGCGCAGGACCCGGAGGTCGCGCGTTTCGCCGGGCAGACGCTGGCGTCGTGGACGCTGATGAAGGAGTACGGCTACACCGACGTCGACGGCGACCGCCCGAACTTCGGCCGCTGGCTCACCGAAGTCCGGCACGCGGGCAAGGACCCGGCGACGACCCCGCCGGACGACTTCCGCTAA
- a CDS encoding TetR/AcrR family transcriptional regulator, with product MARPRSITDERLLGAAETVIGRCGPGFTLAQVASEAGVSVGTVAQRFGSKSGLLQAMSRRATRRAVELMRECAGRADDPVDGLRAAAVSVYAVLGDAEEAANHLGQLGVDIGDPVLRALLGEHFTAVEEELRRLVRAAAPSLPHAPSVPRAARAVLGVINGVSIDWSIRPHGRLADRLAEDVDAVLAAWRGREET from the coding sequence GTGGCCCGGCCGAGGAGCATCACCGACGAGCGGTTGCTGGGTGCGGCGGAGACCGTGATCGGCCGCTGTGGCCCCGGTTTCACGCTGGCGCAGGTGGCTTCGGAAGCGGGCGTCTCGGTCGGCACGGTCGCGCAGCGGTTCGGCTCGAAGAGCGGCCTGCTGCAGGCCATGAGCCGGCGGGCCACGCGGCGGGCGGTCGAGCTGATGCGGGAGTGCGCCGGGCGGGCGGACGACCCGGTCGACGGCCTGCGCGCCGCGGCGGTGTCGGTCTACGCGGTCCTCGGTGACGCCGAAGAGGCGGCGAACCACCTGGGCCAGCTCGGCGTGGACATCGGCGACCCGGTGCTGCGGGCGCTGCTGGGCGAGCACTTCACGGCGGTCGAAGAGGAACTGCGGCGGCTCGTGCGGGCCGCGGCGCCGTCGTTGCCGCACGCCCCGAGCGTGCCGCGGGCGGCCCGTGCGGTGCTCGGTGTGATCAACGGGGTGTCGATCGACTGGTCGATCCGGCCGCACGGGCGGCTGGCCGACCGGCTGGCGGAGGACGTCGATGCGGTGCTGGCCGCGTGGCGGGGACGGGAGGAAACATGA
- a CDS encoding ABC transporter ATP-binding protein — MIEATGLTKRYGKTLAVNNLSFSVAAGQVTGFLGPNGAGKSTTMRMILGLDNPTGGQVTIGGKKYHDLKEPLRTVGALLDAKWVHPNRSARAHLQWMAKSNRIPDARVDEVLETVGLTSVAGKRAGGFSLGMSQRLGIAAALLGDPEVLLFDEPVNGLDPEGILWIRKFMHRLAEEGRTVFVSSHLLSEMALTASNLVVIGRGKLISQSSTEDFVSRAAENTVKVRSPQLAELRDALQRASAGVTGDEKALVVSGMDSDKIGEIAAANRIVLHELSPQTGSLEQAFMQITGDSVEYHTGLDAEAQHVLESAK, encoded by the coding sequence ATGATCGAGGCAACCGGCCTCACCAAAAGGTACGGAAAAACGCTGGCGGTGAACAACCTGTCGTTCTCCGTGGCCGCGGGCCAGGTCACCGGCTTCCTCGGCCCGAACGGGGCGGGCAAGTCCACGACCATGCGCATGATCCTGGGCCTGGATAACCCGACGGGCGGCCAGGTCACCATCGGGGGCAAGAAGTACCACGACCTCAAGGAGCCGCTGCGCACCGTCGGCGCGCTGCTCGACGCGAAGTGGGTGCACCCCAACCGTTCGGCGCGCGCCCACCTGCAGTGGATGGCGAAGTCCAACCGCATCCCCGACGCCCGCGTCGACGAGGTCCTCGAGACGGTCGGCCTGACCAGCGTCGCGGGCAAGCGCGCCGGCGGGTTCTCGCTCGGCATGTCGCAGCGGCTCGGCATCGCGGCCGCCCTGCTCGGCGACCCCGAGGTGCTGCTCTTCGACGAACCGGTGAACGGCCTGGACCCCGAGGGCATCCTCTGGATCCGGAAGTTCATGCACCGGCTGGCCGAGGAAGGCCGCACGGTGTTCGTGTCGAGCCACCTGCTTTCGGAGATGGCGCTGACCGCGAGCAACCTCGTGGTGATCGGCCGGGGGAAGCTGATCTCACAGTCGTCCACCGAAGACTTCGTCTCCCGCGCGGCGGAGAACACGGTCAAGGTGCGCTCGCCGCAGCTGGCCGAGCTCCGCGACGCCCTGCAGCGCGCCAGCGCGGGGGTCACCGGGGACGAGAAGGCGCTCGTGGTGTCCGGGATGGACAGCGACAAGATCGGCGAGATCGCCGCCGCGAACCGGATCGTGCTGCACGAGCTGAGCCCGCAGACCGGCTCGCTCGAGCAGGCCTTCATGCAGATCACCGGCGACTCCGTCGAGTACCACACCGGCCTCGACGCCGAGGCGCAGCACGTACTCGAGTCCGCCAAGTAA
- a CDS encoding ABC transporter permease: MNLLAVERIKLFSTRSPWWCALITLALTIGFAAIIAGATPSEDRLTMSATQFGGSQFGIAVVMVLAALAVTTEYRFNTIRTTFQAVPHRSPALVAKAVVVALVALVIGEIAAFGALGLGMLMRPNDGLGLHTTQDWLNVAGLGPVFAIAAVLAVALGILIRHSAGAIALLLIYYLAVEELVQLIPKIGHHIHEWLPFNVANKFLRGSAVVDGPPPSDSPLSPGWALAYFAGIAIVFLLVALGVAKKRDA; the protein is encoded by the coding sequence ATGAACCTGCTCGCCGTGGAACGCATCAAGCTGTTCTCCACTCGTTCGCCGTGGTGGTGCGCGCTCATCACCCTGGCCCTGACCATCGGCTTCGCCGCGATCATCGCCGGCGCGACGCCGTCCGAAGACCGGCTCACGATGTCCGCCACCCAGTTCGGCGGCTCCCAGTTCGGCATCGCCGTCGTCATGGTGCTCGCCGCGCTCGCGGTGACCACCGAATACCGCTTCAACACCATCCGCACGACGTTCCAGGCCGTGCCGCACCGCTCGCCGGCGCTGGTCGCCAAGGCGGTCGTCGTCGCGCTGGTGGCCCTCGTGATCGGCGAGATCGCCGCGTTCGGCGCCCTCGGCCTCGGCATGCTGATGCGGCCGAACGACGGCCTCGGCCTGCACACCACGCAGGACTGGCTGAACGTCGCCGGGCTCGGGCCGGTGTTCGCGATCGCCGCCGTGCTCGCCGTCGCGCTCGGGATCCTCATCCGGCACAGCGCCGGGGCGATCGCCCTGCTGCTCATCTACTACTTGGCCGTGGAAGAGCTGGTGCAGCTGATCCCGAAGATCGGGCACCACATCCACGAATGGCTGCCGTTCAACGTGGCGAACAAGTTCCTGCGCGGCTCGGCGGTCGTCGACGGCCCGCCGCCGTCGGACTCGCCGCTGAGCCCGGGCTGGGCGCTGGCCTACTTCGCCGGCATCGCCATCGTGTTCCTGCTCGTCGCGCTCGGGGTCGCGAAGAAGCGGGACGCCTGA
- a CDS encoding ABC transporter ATP-binding protein, with translation MIEATALTKRYGATTAVNELTFTARSGRVTGFLGPNGAGKSTTMRLILGLDTPDAGTVLVDGVPYRQLKDPLRTVGAMLDATWRHPGRSGREHLRWLAATNGIPDKRVEEVLALVGLTSVAKNRVLQYSLGMQQRLGIAAAMLGDPRVLLFDEPVNGLDPEGMAWIRQLLHTLAAEGRTVFVSSHLLPEMAQTAQDLVVIGRGRLIYQGTMHDFVAQTSEHGVRVRTPHPAELRAALTGQAEFTEAGGAFVVSGLDSDRIGQLAFDAGATLHELSPVTGSLEQAYLDLTRDAVEFPAASSPEASR, from the coding sequence ATGATCGAAGCGACCGCACTGACCAAGAGGTACGGCGCCACGACCGCGGTCAACGAGCTGACGTTCACCGCGCGGTCCGGGCGCGTCACCGGGTTCCTCGGCCCGAACGGCGCCGGCAAGTCCACGACGATGCGGCTGATCCTCGGCCTCGACACACCCGACGCGGGCACGGTCCTCGTCGATGGCGTCCCGTACCGGCAGCTGAAAGATCCACTGAGGACGGTAGGCGCGATGCTGGACGCCACCTGGCGCCACCCCGGCCGCAGCGGACGCGAGCACCTGCGCTGGCTGGCCGCGACCAACGGCATTCCGGACAAGCGCGTCGAAGAGGTGCTGGCGCTGGTCGGGCTGACGAGCGTCGCCAAGAACCGCGTCCTGCAGTACTCACTCGGCATGCAGCAACGGCTCGGGATCGCCGCGGCGATGCTGGGCGACCCGCGCGTGCTGCTGTTCGACGAACCGGTGAACGGCCTCGACCCCGAGGGCATGGCCTGGATCCGGCAGCTCCTGCACACGCTGGCCGCCGAGGGCCGGACCGTGTTCGTCTCCAGCCACCTGCTGCCGGAGATGGCGCAGACCGCGCAGGACCTCGTCGTCATCGGCCGGGGCCGGCTGATCTACCAGGGCACGATGCACGACTTCGTCGCGCAGACGAGCGAACACGGCGTCCGCGTGCGCACGCCCCACCCGGCCGAGCTGCGCGCCGCACTGACCGGCCAGGCCGAGTTCACCGAGGCGGGCGGCGCCTTCGTCGTGTCCGGATTGGACAGTGACCGGATCGGGCAGCTCGCCTTCGACGCCGGCGCGACGCTGCACGAGCTGAGCCCGGTCACCGGCTCGCTCGAGCAGGCCTACCTCGACCTCACCCGCGACGCCGTCGAGTTCCCCGCCGCGTCTTCCCCGGAGGCCTCCCGATGA
- a CDS encoding ABC transporter permease has product MIAHLLRAERIKLFSTRAPWWCLAIALVAPLGFTLLFFALAGPEIPATVGNTQLASGNGRTVLLVLAVLATASEFNWGTMRLTFQAVPSRVPALVAKVVVVGAVGTVLGLVVGFGSWGLASLVQPDADLALHSAAAWRSVLGQSLVFLFTAVAGVGVALLLRSVAFALTIVLVWTQVLEGVLVFIPGVGKHIYQWMPFHAADEFVGAAGFSTGPLQLPSAPLGPWGYLGYFAAICVALFVAGVLVTARRDA; this is encoded by the coding sequence ATGATCGCCCACCTCCTCCGCGCCGAACGCATCAAGCTGTTCAGCACCCGCGCGCCGTGGTGGTGCCTGGCCATCGCGCTCGTCGCCCCACTGGGCTTCACCCTGCTGTTCTTCGCGCTGGCCGGGCCGGAGATCCCGGCGACCGTCGGGAACACCCAGCTCGCCAGCGGCAACGGCCGGACCGTGCTGCTCGTCCTCGCGGTGCTCGCGACCGCGTCGGAGTTCAACTGGGGCACCATGCGGCTGACGTTCCAGGCGGTGCCGAGCCGGGTGCCCGCGCTGGTGGCGAAGGTGGTGGTCGTCGGCGCCGTCGGCACCGTGCTCGGCCTGGTCGTCGGCTTCGGCTCGTGGGGCCTGGCGTCGCTGGTGCAGCCGGACGCCGATCTCGCGCTGCACTCGGCCGCGGCTTGGCGTTCGGTGCTCGGACAGAGCCTGGTGTTCCTGTTCACCGCGGTGGCCGGGGTCGGCGTCGCGCTTCTGCTCCGCAGTGTCGCCTTCGCGCTGACGATCGTCCTCGTGTGGACGCAGGTGCTGGAAGGCGTGCTGGTCTTCATCCCGGGCGTCGGCAAGCACATCTACCAGTGGATGCCGTTCCACGCCGCCGACGAGTTCGTCGGCGCGGCCGGCTTCTCCACCGGCCCGCTGCAGCTGCCGTCCGCGCCGCTCGGGCCGTGGGGCTACCTCGGTTACTTCGCGGCGATCTGCGTTGCCCTGTTCGTGGCCGGCGTGCTCGTCACGGCACGACGCGACGCCTGA
- the trmB gene encoding tRNA (guanosine(46)-N7)-methyltransferase TrmB yields the protein MTVGQQRAWDELWPGLGRTVGELPAGKLDFTAWFGREAPVMVEIGSGMGETTSQLAAAAPELNYVAVEVYDPGLGQLMLRAEKLGVENLRLLHGDAIVLLTEHVEPDSLHGVRLFFPDPWPKKKHHKRRIVSPSFAALVASRLAPGGTFHMATDWENYAEQMLEVCSAEPALRNRYDGWAPRPEWRPVTKFEQRADVEGRVSHDLIFEKRS from the coding sequence ATGACCGTCGGGCAGCAGCGCGCGTGGGACGAACTGTGGCCCGGGCTGGGCCGCACGGTCGGCGAGCTGCCCGCCGGGAAGCTGGACTTCACCGCGTGGTTCGGCCGCGAGGCGCCGGTCATGGTCGAGATCGGCTCCGGCATGGGCGAAACGACCTCGCAGCTGGCCGCCGCGGCGCCGGAGCTGAACTACGTCGCGGTCGAGGTCTACGACCCGGGCCTCGGCCAGCTGATGCTGCGCGCCGAAAAGCTCGGCGTCGAGAACCTCCGGTTGCTGCACGGCGACGCCATCGTGCTGCTGACCGAACACGTCGAGCCGGACTCGCTGCACGGCGTCCGCCTGTTCTTCCCCGACCCGTGGCCGAAGAAGAAGCACCACAAGCGGCGGATCGTGTCGCCGTCGTTCGCCGCGCTGGTGGCGTCGCGGCTCGCGCCGGGCGGCACCTTCCACATGGCGACTGACTGGGAGAACTACGCCGAGCAGATGCTCGAGGTCTGTTCCGCGGAGCCGGCACTGCGGAACCGGTACGACGGCTGGGCGCCGCGGCCGGAGTGGCGGCCGGTGACCAAGTTCGAGCAGCGCGCGGACGTCGAGGGCCGCGTCTCGCACGACCTCATCTTCGAAAAGCGGTCGTGA